From one Catharus ustulatus isolate bCatUst1 chromosome 1, bCatUst1.pri.v2, whole genome shotgun sequence genomic stretch:
- the C1H6orf52 gene encoding putative uncharacterized protein C6orf52 homolog isoform X1: MGPQASFKGKDLMAKKRECLQAYSWWRTPQKKRKKKNKIKPGRIEFVPSSTNTTRPDYSIFVGELTPEVDDFQLYDYFLKRYPSCIDCKIATDLLGYSRGYAFVRFGEQGDQMRALQDCQNAPGLGGKRIRLSIGISKRLKAEFQRYQSYNYNDYYQDYQNYYSQWNYDPYADYNYSSYTPYDSMQTVGDCSLGDAVMAPAVFEEASTMTEINDDLITEDPQLYLDVDEMNRQFMETSEELYDALMNCHWQPLDTVTSDIPSAI; encoded by the exons ATGGGACCCCAGGCTTCTTTCAAGGGCAAG GACTTGAtggcaaaaaaaagagaatgtcTCCAGGCCTACAGCTGGTGGAGAACACCACAGAAGAAAcggaagaaaaagaacaaaataaaaccaggaagaaTAGAGTTCGTTCCAAGTAGTACTAACACAACCAG ACCGGATTATTCAATATTTGTTGGGGAGCTGACTCCAGAAGTAGATGATTTTCAGCTCTATGACTATTTCCTAAAGAGGTACCCTTCATGTATCGACTGCAAAATAGCAACAGACCTGCTGGGATATTCCAG AGGGTATGCCTTTGTCAGATTTGGTGAGCAAGGTGATCAGATGAGGGCACTGCAAGACTGCCAGAATGCACCAGGTCTGGGGGGAAAACGAATCCGGCTGAGCATAGGAATTTCTAAAAG GCTGAAAGCGGAATTCCAGCGGTACCAGTCATACAACTATAATGATTATTATCAAGATTATCAGAACTACTATTCACAGTGGAATTATGATCCTTATGCTGACTACAACTACAGCTCCTATACTCCCTATGATAGCATGCAAACTGTTGGAGACTGCTCTTTAGGAGATGCTGTTATGGCTCCAGCTGTTTTTGAG gaaGCTTCAACTATGACTGAAATTAATGATGACTTAATAACTGAAG atccaCAGCTATACTTGGATGTTGATGAAATGAACAGACAATTTATGGAGACAAGTGAAGAACTTTATGATGCCCTCATGAATTGTCACTGGCAACCTCTGGATACGGTCACTTCTGACATCCCTTCTGCTATTTAA
- the C1H6orf52 gene encoding putative uncharacterized protein C6orf52 homolog isoform X4, translated as MASQDLMAKKRECLQAYSWWRTPQKKRKKKNKIKPGRIEFVPSSTNTTRPDYSIFVGELTPEVDDFQLYDYFLKRYPSCIDCKIATDLLGYSRLKAEFQRYQSYNYNDYYQDYQNYYSQWNYDPYADYNYSSYTPYDSMQTVGDCSLGDAVMAPAVFEEASTMTEINDDLITEDPQLYLDVDEMNRQFMETSEELYDALMNCHWQPLDTVTSDIPSAI; from the exons ATGGCAAGCCAG GACTTGAtggcaaaaaaaagagaatgtcTCCAGGCCTACAGCTGGTGGAGAACACCACAGAAGAAAcggaagaaaaagaacaaaataaaaccaggaagaaTAGAGTTCGTTCCAAGTAGTACTAACACAACCAG ACCGGATTATTCAATATTTGTTGGGGAGCTGACTCCAGAAGTAGATGATTTTCAGCTCTATGACTATTTCCTAAAGAGGTACCCTTCATGTATCGACTGCAAAATAGCAACAGACCTGCTGGGATATTCCAG GCTGAAAGCGGAATTCCAGCGGTACCAGTCATACAACTATAATGATTATTATCAAGATTATCAGAACTACTATTCACAGTGGAATTATGATCCTTATGCTGACTACAACTACAGCTCCTATACTCCCTATGATAGCATGCAAACTGTTGGAGACTGCTCTTTAGGAGATGCTGTTATGGCTCCAGCTGTTTTTGAG gaaGCTTCAACTATGACTGAAATTAATGATGACTTAATAACTGAAG atccaCAGCTATACTTGGATGTTGATGAAATGAACAGACAATTTATGGAGACAAGTGAAGAACTTTATGATGCCCTCATGAATTGTCACTGGCAACCTCTGGATACGGTCACTTCTGACATCCCTTCTGCTATTTAA
- the C1H6orf52 gene encoding putative uncharacterized protein C6orf52 homolog isoform X2 gives MASQDLMAKKRECLQAYSWWRTPQKKRKKKNKIKPGRIEFVPSSTNTTRPDYSIFVGELTPEVDDFQLYDYFLKRYPSCIDCKIATDLLGYSRGYAFVRFGEQGDQMRALQDCQNAPGLGGKRIRLSIGISKRLKAEFQRYQSYNYNDYYQDYQNYYSQWNYDPYADYNYSSYTPYDSMQTVGDCSLGDAVMAPAVFEEASTMTEINDDLITEDPQLYLDVDEMNRQFMETSEELYDALMNCHWQPLDTVTSDIPSAI, from the exons ATGGCAAGCCAG GACTTGAtggcaaaaaaaagagaatgtcTCCAGGCCTACAGCTGGTGGAGAACACCACAGAAGAAAcggaagaaaaagaacaaaataaaaccaggaagaaTAGAGTTCGTTCCAAGTAGTACTAACACAACCAG ACCGGATTATTCAATATTTGTTGGGGAGCTGACTCCAGAAGTAGATGATTTTCAGCTCTATGACTATTTCCTAAAGAGGTACCCTTCATGTATCGACTGCAAAATAGCAACAGACCTGCTGGGATATTCCAG AGGGTATGCCTTTGTCAGATTTGGTGAGCAAGGTGATCAGATGAGGGCACTGCAAGACTGCCAGAATGCACCAGGTCTGGGGGGAAAACGAATCCGGCTGAGCATAGGAATTTCTAAAAG GCTGAAAGCGGAATTCCAGCGGTACCAGTCATACAACTATAATGATTATTATCAAGATTATCAGAACTACTATTCACAGTGGAATTATGATCCTTATGCTGACTACAACTACAGCTCCTATACTCCCTATGATAGCATGCAAACTGTTGGAGACTGCTCTTTAGGAGATGCTGTTATGGCTCCAGCTGTTTTTGAG gaaGCTTCAACTATGACTGAAATTAATGATGACTTAATAACTGAAG atccaCAGCTATACTTGGATGTTGATGAAATGAACAGACAATTTATGGAGACAAGTGAAGAACTTTATGATGCCCTCATGAATTGTCACTGGCAACCTCTGGATACGGTCACTTCTGACATCCCTTCTGCTATTTAA
- the C1H6orf52 gene encoding putative uncharacterized protein C6orf52 homolog isoform X3, producing MGPQASFKGKDLMAKKRECLQAYSWWRTPQKKRKKKNKIKPGRIEFVPSSTNTTRPDYSIFVGELTPEVDDFQLYDYFLKRYPSCIDCKIATDLLGYSRLKAEFQRYQSYNYNDYYQDYQNYYSQWNYDPYADYNYSSYTPYDSMQTVGDCSLGDAVMAPAVFEEASTMTEINDDLITEDPQLYLDVDEMNRQFMETSEELYDALMNCHWQPLDTVTSDIPSAI from the exons ATGGGACCCCAGGCTTCTTTCAAGGGCAAG GACTTGAtggcaaaaaaaagagaatgtcTCCAGGCCTACAGCTGGTGGAGAACACCACAGAAGAAAcggaagaaaaagaacaaaataaaaccaggaagaaTAGAGTTCGTTCCAAGTAGTACTAACACAACCAG ACCGGATTATTCAATATTTGTTGGGGAGCTGACTCCAGAAGTAGATGATTTTCAGCTCTATGACTATTTCCTAAAGAGGTACCCTTCATGTATCGACTGCAAAATAGCAACAGACCTGCTGGGATATTCCAG GCTGAAAGCGGAATTCCAGCGGTACCAGTCATACAACTATAATGATTATTATCAAGATTATCAGAACTACTATTCACAGTGGAATTATGATCCTTATGCTGACTACAACTACAGCTCCTATACTCCCTATGATAGCATGCAAACTGTTGGAGACTGCTCTTTAGGAGATGCTGTTATGGCTCCAGCTGTTTTTGAG gaaGCTTCAACTATGACTGAAATTAATGATGACTTAATAACTGAAG atccaCAGCTATACTTGGATGTTGATGAAATGAACAGACAATTTATGGAGACAAGTGAAGAACTTTATGATGCCCTCATGAATTGTCACTGGCAACCTCTGGATACGGTCACTTCTGACATCCCTTCTGCTATTTAA